A single Bacillota bacterium DNA region contains:
- a CDS encoding HD domain-containing protein, which translates to MLKLEDLERHRELQSIMEKVHEYLGTMGAITHDQEHARHVARLSYHILTVLGYPRREAELAAIAGYLHDIGNIVNRYEHGRTGALLAFHLLTRLGMPPEEVAAVIAAIGNHEERSGSPVSNIAAAVILADKSNVHRSRVRKEEAASFTTRDRVNYAAVRSFLEVNPDRREIVMHLEIDTGICSVMDYFEIFLTKMLLCRRAANFLKCRFGLVINGARLL; encoded by the coding sequence ATGCTTAAGCTCGAGGATCTTGAGCGCCATCGGGAGCTCCAGAGCATTATGGAGAAGGTCCACGAGTACCTGGGCACGATGGGGGCGATTACCCACGATCAGGAGCACGCCCGGCACGTGGCGCGCCTGAGCTATCACATCCTGACGGTGCTGGGCTACCCCCGGCGGGAGGCGGAGCTTGCGGCGATTGCCGGGTACCTGCACGACATCGGGAACATTGTGAACAGGTACGAACACGGGCGCACGGGAGCGCTGCTTGCCTTCCATCTTTTGACCCGGCTGGGGATGCCGCCCGAGGAGGTGGCGGCGGTGATCGCCGCCATCGGCAACCACGAAGAACGCTCCGGCTCGCCGGTGAGCAACATCGCGGCAGCCGTGATCCTTGCCGATAAATCCAACGTCCACCGCTCCCGGGTCCGGAAGGAGGAAGCCGCCTCCTTTACCACCAGGGACCGGGTCAACTACGCTGCGGTGAGGTCCTTTCTGGAGGTCAATCCCGACCGGCGGGAGATCGTGATGCACCTGGAGATTGACACCGGCATCTGCTCGGTGATGGATTACTTCGAGATCTTTTTGACCAAGATGCTCCTCTGCCGGAGGGCGGCCAATTTTCTGAAGTGCCGCTTCGGGCTGGTCATCAACGGCGCCCGCCTCCTCTAA
- a CDS encoding Ger(x)C family spore germination protein — MRKGGLVAAVLLILFSAGGCWSRKEPNEIAIVQAMGLDRKENRIWLTVQIVRPQAITVPGGAGGAMPRVKPVWTIAVSGSTPFEAVRNLGLVIPRHPIYSHARVLVVGEDLARSGLYPVLDRYSRSVELRLNTWVFVAPGEARRLLQPEEGELERMPGEQIEGLIRGIRWQAKGFPVRIYEFLDAFAAEDEEPFLPLLQLANQQEKSLPPRAAFSLRGTGIFKKDKLVGFFDERETRGLLFLRGVVRGEGSVVVPCPKHPEKKVSLRLVRARSKITPLVLNDRLRVLVEVDEEGDLAQQDYPALLNEPTEFRALERRFAEATRQEILAAVRRARALNSDCLGFGAAFHRKYPKEWRTLKRNWDQWFPRIEVEVRVKARLRRTGLIVEPLM; from the coding sequence GTGAGAAAGGGGGGGTTGGTTGCAGCAGTCCTGCTGATCCTGTTTTCGGCCGGGGGGTGCTGGAGCCGGAAGGAACCCAATGAAATTGCCATTGTCCAGGCGATGGGGTTGGACCGGAAAGAGAACCGGATCTGGCTTACAGTTCAGATTGTAAGACCCCAGGCGATCACGGTGCCAGGGGGAGCCGGGGGGGCGATGCCCCGGGTGAAGCCGGTCTGGACGATCGCGGTTTCGGGAAGCACGCCCTTCGAAGCGGTAAGAAACCTGGGCCTGGTCATTCCCCGCCACCCCATCTACTCTCACGCCCGGGTTCTCGTGGTTGGGGAAGACCTGGCCCGGAGCGGCCTTTACCCGGTCCTGGACCGCTACAGCCGCTCTGTTGAGCTTCGCCTCAACACATGGGTCTTTGTTGCTCCTGGAGAGGCCCGCCGGCTGCTCCAGCCGGAGGAGGGGGAGCTGGAGAGGATGCCCGGTGAGCAGATCGAAGGGTTGATCCGGGGGATCAGGTGGCAGGCTAAAGGTTTTCCGGTCAGGATCTACGAGTTTCTTGATGCCTTTGCTGCAGAGGACGAAGAGCCCTTTCTCCCCCTCCTCCAGCTTGCAAACCAGCAGGAAAAGAGCCTTCCTCCCCGAGCCGCCTTTTCCCTGCGGGGCACCGGAATCTTTAAAAAGGATAAGCTGGTGGGCTTTTTCGACGAGCGGGAGACAAGGGGGCTTCTCTTCCTGCGGGGGGTAGTCCGGGGCGAGGGTTCTGTTGTGGTTCCCTGCCCCAAGCATCCCGAAAAAAAGGTTTCTCTGCGTTTAGTCCGGGCGCGGTCGAAAATCACGCCGCTGGTTTTAAATGACCGCCTCCGGGTTCTGGTCGAGGTTGATGAAGAAGGAGACCTTGCCCAGCAGGATTACCCTGCTCTGTTGAACGAACCCACGGAATTTCGCGCCCTGGAGAGGCGGTTTGCCGAGGCCACGCGTCAGGAGATCCTGGCTGCGGTAAGGCGCGCCAGGGCTTTAAACAGCGATTGCCTGGGCTTTGGAGCGGCCTTTCATCGGAAGTACCCAAAGGAGTGGAGAACCTTAAAAAGGAACTGGGATCAATGGTTTCCCCGGATTGAAGTAGAGGTCCGCGTTAAGGCCCGGCTCCGCCGCACCGGGTTGATTGTTGAACCTCTGATGTAG
- a CDS encoding endospore germination permease: MLEGGKISGRQLAFLLVLQVFGTVFLFLPGFVAKGAGRDAWLVPFVSAGFSLPQGALLLALVRRFQGATATGFCARQGGFLCRLPACLLLLFYTHLAAIVLREFGDFLNIAIMPETPLVVFGVVLVALSSYAVRQGIEVLGRLAEILLPVVLFSVAVVFILAVGNMESRHFFPVLENGLLPLLKGSLPSFGWYSELAVLLFLAPFVARPEETGWSFSVAVVITSIFFLLVIAGPLAVFGAEVTKSLVFPTFSLARIVELAEIVSRIEVVVVAVWVTAALVKLGILHYILVLGSAELLGLRDYRTLVLPLGLILGALSILVSRNVVELTEFLNRTWFFYSVTLQFLLPFAFFLMPLPGGNRR, encoded by the coding sequence ATGCTCGAAGGAGGTAAAATTTCCGGCCGCCAGCTCGCATTTCTTCTCGTCCTGCAGGTTTTCGGAACCGTCTTTCTTTTCCTTCCCGGTTTCGTGGCAAAGGGAGCAGGGAGGGACGCCTGGCTCGTCCCCTTTGTCAGCGCTGGATTCAGCCTGCCCCAGGGCGCCCTGCTCCTGGCGCTCGTCAGGCGTTTTCAGGGAGCCACCGCCACCGGTTTCTGCGCGAGGCAGGGCGGCTTTCTTTGCCGGCTCCCGGCCTGCCTGCTTTTGCTCTTCTACACCCACCTGGCCGCCATCGTCTTGCGGGAGTTCGGCGATTTTCTCAATATCGCGATTATGCCCGAGACGCCGCTTGTTGTTTTCGGGGTAGTGCTGGTGGCACTTTCCTCTTATGCCGTCCGGCAGGGAATCGAAGTGCTGGGGAGGCTGGCGGAGATTTTGCTCCCTGTTGTCCTCTTTTCGGTTGCTGTGGTTTTTATTTTAGCAGTCGGAAACATGGAGTCCCGGCACTTTTTTCCCGTCCTGGAAAACGGCCTGCTTCCCCTTCTCAAGGGAAGCCTCCCCTCTTTTGGCTGGTACAGCGAGCTGGCCGTTCTTCTCTTTCTGGCACCATTCGTCGCCCGGCCTGAAGAAACAGGCTGGTCATTCTCGGTGGCAGTTGTCATTACCTCAATTTTTTTCCTGCTTGTGATCGCAGGGCCGCTTGCAGTCTTCGGGGCGGAGGTGACCAAAAGCCTGGTCTTTCCTACGTTCTCCCTCGCTCGCATTGTCGAGCTTGCGGAGATTGTCTCCCGGATTGAAGTAGTTGTCGTTGCAGTTTGGGTGACGGCAGCGCTCGTTAAACTCGGTATCCTCCATTACATCCTGGTGCTGGGAAGCGCAGAACTGCTTGGTCTCCGGGATTACCGCACCCTGGTCCTTCCTCTCGGCCTGATTTTGGGAGCGTTAAGCATTCTCGTTTCTAGAAATGTCGTGGAGCTGACGGAGTTTCTCAACAGGACCTGGTTTTTTTACAGCGTGACCCTGCAGTTTTTGCTGCCCTTCGCTTTCTTCTTGATGCCGCTGCCGGGGGGGAACCGCCGGTGA
- a CDS encoding Hsp20/alpha crystallin family protein: MPYEPNFNFFSQQPGQEPNPGNQAKGQEAPPRENPEPAGEPAPGFPPGYFPYLQPPVLTWQPRIDIFEDHENILIVVEIPGVKPEQISVEGAPNLLVIRGEARQEATQGESRMIPRYRERNTGSFLRQIPLPPQLNLDQAQAVYENGLLEIKIPKGQAPRGRRIEVQH; encoded by the coding sequence ATGCCATACGAACCCAACTTTAATTTTTTTTCACAACAGCCCGGCCAGGAGCCGAATCCGGGAAATCAGGCGAAGGGCCAGGAAGCCCCGCCCCGCGAAAATCCGGAGCCCGCGGGGGAACCGGCTCCCGGCTTTCCTCCCGGCTACTTTCCCTACCTTCAACCCCCGGTTCTGACCTGGCAGCCCCGGATTGATATTTTTGAGGACCACGAAAACATCCTGATCGTTGTCGAGATTCCCGGGGTAAAACCAGAACAGATCAGCGTCGAAGGCGCCCCAAACCTGCTGGTGATCCGGGGAGAAGCCAGGCAGGAGGCAACCCAGGGCGAAAGCAGGATGATCCCTCGCTACCGGGAAAGGAACACCGGGAGTTTCCTCCGCCAAATCCCCCTCCCTCCCCAGCTGAACCTGGACCAGGCTCAGGCAGTTTACGAAAACGGTCTCCTGGAGATAAAAATTCCCAAAGGGCAAGCCCCGCGGGGCCGGCGCATTGAAGTTCAACATTAA
- a CDS encoding spore germination protein, whose protein sequence is MGEAGGEHILFRKLKKPLKPAALKMRRQEAQLAAVRPGPEILAEPLTSDLETNVRRFKELFGEASDLVTREFCLGTRQEIRVVLIFIDGLVDKGAVSEAVLKPFFFRSLGEDRSKILPGNAFELIRNYLVTSADIKEADRVGKVLDMVLVGHLALFVEGASKALLVDAKGWKDRGVEEPEAEAFVRGSREGFTETLRTNTALVRRRIKTPRLQSRSYSVGRFTKTDVCVMYIEGLANPATVEEVGRRIQSIDTDGILESGYIEDFIRDNYRTPFVLLDRTERPDKVAGALLEGRVAILVDSTPFALIVPVVFSEFLQSPEDYYEGPGFIRLLRWAAFLLTLSLPSLYVALTTFHQEMIPPSLALSMAAGREGVPFPAVVEAFMMEAAFDFLREAGIRMPRPIGQAVGVVGAIVLGQAAVAAGIVSPFMVIVVAFTAIASFLIPNYSASIAVRVLRYPMLFLAGAFGLVGVFWGFMILLLHLASLRSFGVPYLYPLAPAVPGEWRDVFVRTPWWTFQRRPRLFRAPDYERQASGQRPEPPPVRPRRESGRAGGGG, encoded by the coding sequence ATGGGAGAGGCAGGAGGTGAGCACATTTTGTTCCGGAAGCTGAAAAAGCCCCTGAAGCCCGCGGCGCTGAAGATGCGCCGGCAGGAGGCGCAACTGGCCGCAGTCCGGCCGGGCCCGGAAATTTTAGCAGAACCCCTAACCTCCGATTTGGAGACAAATGTAAGGCGGTTCAAGGAGCTTTTCGGTGAAGCGTCTGATCTCGTGACGCGGGAATTCTGCTTGGGAACCCGGCAGGAAATCAGGGTGGTCTTAATTTTTATCGACGGTCTTGTGGATAAAGGAGCGGTAAGCGAAGCGGTGCTTAAGCCCTTCTTTTTCCGCTCGCTGGGGGAGGACCGGAGCAAGATCCTGCCGGGAAACGCCTTTGAACTCATCCGGAACTACCTGGTTACCTCGGCCGATATCAAGGAAGCCGATCGGGTTGGAAAGGTTTTGGATATGGTGCTGGTAGGGCACCTTGCCCTTTTTGTGGAGGGCGCCAGCAAAGCCCTCCTGGTCGACGCGAAGGGGTGGAAGGACCGGGGTGTCGAGGAGCCCGAAGCGGAGGCCTTCGTCCGCGGTTCCCGCGAGGGTTTTACCGAAACCCTTCGCACGAATACTGCTCTGGTGCGGCGCCGCATCAAAACTCCCCGGCTTCAGAGCAGGTCATACAGTGTAGGGCGGTTCACGAAAACCGATGTCTGCGTGATGTACATAGAGGGCCTGGCGAATCCCGCTACTGTAGAGGAAGTGGGGCGGCGGATTCAGTCCATTGATACAGACGGTATTTTGGAATCAGGATACATTGAGGATTTCATCAGAGACAACTACAGAACTCCCTTTGTTTTACTGGACCGCACTGAAAGGCCGGACAAGGTAGCCGGAGCACTCTTGGAAGGAAGGGTGGCGATCCTGGTTGACAGCACTCCTTTTGCCCTTATCGTTCCGGTTGTGTTCAGCGAGTTTCTTCAATCTCCGGAGGACTACTATGAAGGGCCGGGATTTATCAGGCTCCTCCGGTGGGCGGCCTTCCTCCTTACGCTTTCCCTTCCTTCTTTGTACGTTGCCCTGACGACCTTTCACCAGGAAATGATTCCTCCCAGCCTTGCCCTGAGCATGGCAGCCGGCAGGGAAGGGGTGCCCTTTCCCGCGGTAGTAGAGGCCTTCATGATGGAGGCGGCTTTTGACTTCTTGCGGGAAGCGGGAATCCGGATGCCCCGCCCGATAGGGCAAGCGGTGGGGGTCGTAGGAGCGATTGTGCTGGGGCAGGCTGCGGTGGCAGCTGGAATCGTGAGCCCTTTTATGGTGATTGTGGTTGCTTTTACTGCCATTGCCTCGTTCCTCATTCCTAATTATTCTGCATCCATAGCCGTCAGAGTCCTGCGTTATCCGATGCTTTTTCTTGCCGGTGCTTTCGGGCTGGTGGGGGTTTTCTGGGGCTTCATGATCCTTCTTCTTCACCTCGCATCTCTGCGCTCCTTTGGGGTTCCCTATCTCTACCCGCTTGCCCCGGCGGTGCCCGGGGAGTGGCGGGATGTCTTTGTCCGGACCCCCTGGTGGACCTTCCAGCGCCGGCCGCGCCTCTTCCGCGCCCCGGATTACGAGCGGCAGGCTTCAGGCCAGCGCCCGGAGCCGCCCCCGGTCCGTCCTCGCCGGGAAAGCGGGAGAGCCGGGGGAGGGGGATGA
- a CDS encoding spore germination protein encodes MHMLPPLRRLLRRPRAASRDRGPQRAFQPLSPSLQENLTYFKECLGGTEDLTSREFRLGGGRGVKGALLYLKSITNCQIVNEQVLKPIFFGVSRQPWQPRDLLQFLEERVLAVEEIRRERDARVVLLHITRGCAALFLEGAGEALICSVAGWEKRGISEPVAEGVVRGPRESFIEDLSVNLSLIRRRLRTPALREETFLLGRYTQTRVALVYIEGVAMDQIVAEVRTRVSRIDVDGVIDTGVIEEFIEDCPWSPFAQVSYSERPDRVAADLLEGRVAVFADGSPVALLAPALLVQFLQAAEDYYERYPIAAGIRILRFLALLAMLSLPSAYVAVTTFHHEMLPARMLFNVLVTREGVPFPSLAEALLMEFVFEALREAGIRLPRPVGQAVSIVGGLVVGQAAISAGLVSPLMVVVVALTGIASFVIPSYAMAITFRLLRFPVLILSGMLGFYGLMAGLMSILIHLTTLRSFGIPYLAPLTPGVTRGLRDVFFRAPHWALDHRPAFVGKENLVRQAPGQRPAPQPLRPGRRGRRNARRR; translated from the coding sequence ATGCACATGTTGCCACCCTTGCGGCGGCTGCTCAGGAGGCCCCGCGCCGCGTCCCGGGACAGGGGGCCCCAAAGAGCTTTTCAGCCCCTTTCCCCTTCTCTCCAGGAAAATTTAACTTATTTCAAGGAGTGTCTTGGGGGAACTGAAGATCTCACCAGCCGGGAGTTCCGGTTGGGCGGCGGTCGGGGGGTAAAAGGGGCGCTCCTTTACCTGAAGAGCATCACGAACTGCCAGATTGTCAACGAGCAGGTGCTTAAGCCCATCTTTTTCGGAGTTTCCCGGCAGCCCTGGCAGCCCCGGGACCTCCTGCAGTTTCTGGAGGAACGGGTCCTTGCTGTTGAAGAGATCAGGCGGGAGCGGGATGCCCGGGTGGTGCTGCTCCACATCACGCGGGGGTGCGCCGCCCTTTTCCTGGAAGGAGCCGGGGAAGCGCTGATCTGTTCCGTTGCAGGGTGGGAGAAGCGGGGCATCAGCGAGCCGGTTGCCGAGGGGGTGGTGCGGGGGCCGCGCGAGTCCTTTATCGAGGACCTGAGCGTCAACCTGTCCCTGATCAGGCGCCGGCTGAGAACCCCTGCCCTGCGGGAGGAGACCTTTCTGCTGGGTCGCTACACCCAGACGAGGGTAGCCCTGGTTTATATAGAGGGAGTTGCTATGGACCAGATCGTCGCCGAGGTGCGCACCCGCGTGAGCCGCATCGATGTGGACGGGGTTATCGACACGGGGGTAATTGAAGAGTTTATCGAAGACTGCCCCTGGTCTCCTTTTGCCCAGGTCTCCTACAGCGAAAGGCCGGACCGGGTGGCTGCGGACCTTCTGGAGGGGAGGGTCGCCGTCTTTGCCGACGGGAGCCCGGTGGCTCTCCTGGCTCCGGCCCTCCTGGTGCAGTTTCTCCAGGCCGCCGAAGACTACTACGAGCGCTACCCGATTGCCGCCGGGATCCGGATTTTACGGTTTCTGGCCTTGCTGGCAATGCTAAGCCTCCCTTCGGCCTATGTAGCCGTGACCACCTTTCACCACGAAATGCTTCCAGCCCGGATGTTGTTCAACGTGCTGGTGACAAGGGAAGGAGTTCCCTTTCCCTCCCTCGCGGAGGCCCTGCTGATGGAATTCGTTTTCGAGGCGCTCCGGGAAGCAGGCATCCGCCTCCCCCGCCCGGTCGGCCAGGCGGTTTCCATTGTTGGGGGACTGGTGGTGGGCCAGGCGGCGATCTCGGCCGGTCTGGTCTCTCCCCTGATGGTTGTCGTTGTTGCTCTGACGGGGATTGCATCATTCGTAATTCCCAGCTACGCAATGGCGATTACCTTCCGGCTCCTTCGTTTTCCGGTCTTGATTCTTTCGGGAATGCTGGGGTTTTACGGTTTGATGGCGGGACTAATGAGCATTCTCATCCATCTGACAACCCTCCGGTCCTTTGGCATTCCCTATCTGGCTCCCCTGACGCCCGGCGTTACCAGGGGCTTAAGAGACGTTTTCTTTCGCGCTCCTCACTGGGCGCTTGATCACCGGCCTGCTTTCGTCGGGAAGGAGAACCTGGTGCGCCAGGCGCCGGGGCAGAGGCCTGCCCCACAACCTCTCCGGCCTGGGCGCAGGGGGAGGCGAAATGCTCGAAGGAGGTAA
- a CDS encoding Ger(x)C family spore germination protein: MKGIKERGRVPLNVCLLLIFLACAAGGCWSRLEIEQMAFVSVVGVDRAGPQGVLVSFQVVVPRVLALRQGGAAGQGPPVVVTSVEARNVSEALARFSEVTPRGVRFKQLHAIVLGEDLARQGVGPALDFFSRHWEVRRSTWVLVAKGRAQDVLVRGRPALERIPGTGIRFILERRPAYTSTRFPVVLGDFLTALNSLGREPVASSIEVYPMREAVSGGGSGGQGGAVAEGRGAEESKELAFKGAAVFRDDRLLDFLGPRETRGVLWVQGKVKGGIINVPAPARGSWASLVVSGATTRVKPEVKKDRIRFRVEIKEEGFV; this comes from the coding sequence GTGAAGGGAATTAAGGAACGCGGCAGGGTGCCGCTCAATGTCTGCCTGCTGCTCATTTTTCTGGCGTGTGCAGCAGGCGGCTGCTGGAGCCGGCTTGAAATAGAACAGATGGCATTCGTTTCGGTAGTTGGAGTTGACCGGGCCGGCCCGCAGGGGGTACTGGTTTCTTTTCAGGTTGTGGTACCCCGCGTTCTTGCTTTAAGACAGGGAGGGGCGGCCGGACAGGGCCCGCCGGTTGTCGTAACGAGCGTAGAGGCGCGGAATGTTTCCGAGGCCCTGGCAAGGTTTTCCGAAGTAACTCCCCGCGGGGTGCGTTTCAAGCAGCTTCATGCCATCGTTTTGGGTGAGGATCTGGCGCGGCAGGGGGTGGGGCCTGCCCTGGACTTCTTCAGCCGGCACTGGGAGGTGCGGCGCTCCACCTGGGTTCTGGTGGCAAAGGGGCGGGCGCAGGACGTTTTGGTGAGGGGGCGCCCTGCCCTGGAGCGCATCCCGGGGACGGGGATCAGATTTATCCTGGAGCGGCGCCCTGCCTACACCTCCACGCGCTTTCCGGTGGTGCTGGGGGATTTCCTGACTGCCTTGAACAGCCTGGGACGGGAGCCGGTGGCCTCTTCCATCGAGGTTTACCCGATGCGGGAGGCGGTCTCCGGCGGGGGTTCCGGGGGGCAGGGGGGCGCGGTTGCCGAGGGAAGGGGGGCCGAAGAGAGCAAGGAGCTTGCCTTCAAGGGGGCGGCGGTTTTCCGGGACGACCGGCTTCTCGATTTCCTGGGCCCCCGGGAGACGCGGGGAGTGCTCTGGGTGCAGGGGAAGGTAAAAGGGGGAATCATCAACGTTCCGGCCCCGGCGCGGGGGAGCTGGGCCTCCCTGGTGGTTTCCGGTGCCACAACCAGGGTGAAGCCGGAGGTGAAAAAAGACCGCATCCGCTTCCGGGTGGAGATTAAAGAAGAAGGTTTTGTCTGA
- a CDS encoding endospore germination permease has translation MGIEKGRISSRQATFLIANTILATGILFLPALMAREAGQDSWASVLIAAFFGLLLGALVVSLGLRFPGKNIVEYASELLGPWGGRALGILLALFFFYLNGIIIREFGELLVTAVMPETPLVVFNALLVIMAAYGVYLGLEVFARVNEIIFPFSLLVGLVTLALAVPEMDFFQLQPVLVHSFVHILRGAGSLFAFFGEGMVFTMFLPCLRRPEEAHWVNLQVVFLLVAAGVSTIAGVIALFGAEETARLVFPTYELAKTVHLAGFLERIESLIVGVWVAAVGLKVMVIYYAAVVAFAQSLGLQDYRPLVLPSGLVLVALSILEFADNDHVREFLARYWGPFGITVQAGIPLLLFLLALARKKGISEKEAPGQGEGN, from the coding sequence ATGGGCATCGAAAAAGGAAGGATCTCCTCCCGCCAGGCCACCTTTTTAATTGCCAATACGATTCTGGCAACCGGGATTCTGTTTCTTCCTGCTCTGATGGCGCGGGAGGCGGGGCAGGATTCCTGGGCCTCGGTGCTTATTGCCGCATTTTTCGGGCTGCTCCTGGGCGCCCTTGTGGTTTCCCTGGGCCTGCGTTTTCCCGGGAAGAATATTGTGGAGTATGCTTCAGAACTGCTGGGCCCCTGGGGGGGAAGGGCGCTCGGGATCTTGCTGGCCCTTTTTTTCTTTTACTTGAACGGCATCATCATCAGGGAGTTCGGCGAACTTCTGGTGACGGCAGTAATGCCTGAGACCCCTCTCGTTGTTTTCAATGCTTTGCTGGTGATCATGGCTGCATATGGGGTTTACCTGGGACTTGAGGTTTTCGCAAGGGTAAACGAGATTATTTTTCCCTTCTCCCTCCTTGTCGGGCTGGTGACCCTGGCCCTGGCTGTTCCGGAGATGGATTTTTTTCAGCTCCAGCCGGTGCTGGTTCATTCCTTTGTCCACATTTTGCGGGGCGCGGGGAGCCTCTTTGCCTTTTTTGGGGAAGGTATGGTTTTTACGATGTTTCTCCCTTGCCTGCGCCGGCCGGAGGAGGCCCACTGGGTCAACCTCCAGGTCGTTTTCCTCCTGGTTGCAGCAGGAGTCTCGACGATTGCCGGGGTGATCGCTTTATTCGGAGCCGAAGAAACGGCACGGCTCGTTTTTCCCACCTATGAACTGGCAAAAACGGTGCACCTTGCTGGTTTTCTGGAGCGGATTGAATCCCTTATCGTGGGGGTCTGGGTTGCGGCTGTAGGGTTAAAGGTAATGGTAATTTACTACGCGGCGGTGGTGGCCTTCGCCCAGTCCCTGGGCTTGCAGGACTACCGGCCGCTGGTCCTGCCCAGCGGACTGGTTCTCGTTGCTCTGTCAATTCTCGAGTTTGCGGACAACGACCACGTCCGGGAATTCCTTGCCCGGTACTGGGGCCCCTTTGGGATCACAGTTCAGGCGGGAATTCCCCTCCTTCTTTTTTTGCTTGCTCTCGCCCGAAAAAAGGGAATTTCTGAAAAGGAGGCGCCCGGACAAGGTGAAGGGAATTAA